CCTGACCGGCGTAAAGCCGGTGTTCGCGAGGAGCCAGAGCGCCGTTACCGCTGAGAGGCCGATTAGTCCGACGACTGTTGCTCGGAACAGTTTGTCACCGAACACTGTATGTCGGCCCATCGCCTGTGGGACCATGTATCCGGCACCGAACAGAGTACCGGTCGCCGACGAGAAACTCGCTAACAGCGCCGCGATAAGGAAGACATAGAGCGCGGCATTGCCCAAGATTGCGGCGAGTGGTTCGCCTGGCCCCGTCAGCGTCATCTGGCCCTCAGTGAGCGTGATCGCGGAGACGACCATCACGAAGGCGCCGATCGTGAGCGTCGTCGTGATCCCCGCAGCGTTGTCGCGTCGGTAGGTGTTGACGTCGTTCCACTCTTTCGTCGGCCCCATGCTCGACTGAATGAAGAAGTTCGGCCAGTAGACAGTTGTTCCCAACAGCGCGATGATTGCAGTCAGATAGCCAATCTCGCCTCGAATCATCGGGACGAGGCCCGCGGCGACATCTTGGATAGGAACGTCGAGCCCGATCAGCAGGAGGCTGTACGAGCCGAAGATGACGATCACCATTGTGGCGATTACGCCCTCGATGCGCTCGTAGACTCGCAACTCGACGAGCGCCACGCCGACACCGGCGGACAGCAGGATACCGATGATCACGTTGTCTAAGCCCGGCACGAGCCATGCCAGTGCCGCGCCTGCGATTGCGTAGTTAGACACTGACCACAAGCCGCTCATCAATGCCATCAGAATCACCAGCACTGATCCACTCGGTCCGGGGAGCAAATCGACGATGTAATTGGTGAGCGGTTCTCGCTCGACTGCGAGCCGTGCCGACATATCGTGGAG
This genomic interval from Haloterrigena sp. KLK7 contains the following:
- a CDS encoding divalent metal cation transporter, translating into MASENYQIGRVQSGVADFLESYGLGVLFAANVFGAGSVYILADTGANFAFALLWVLPLAFLVDIALHDMSARLAVEREPLTNYIVDLLPGPSGSVLVILMALMSGLWSVSNYAIAGAALAWLVPGLDNVIIGILLSAGVGVALVELRVYERIEGVIATMVIVIFGSYSLLLIGLDVPIQDVAAGLVPMIRGEIGYLTAIIALLGTTVYWPNFFIQSSMGPTKEWNDVNTYRRDNAAGITTTLTIGAFVMVVSAITLTEGQMTLTGPGEPLAAILGNAALYVFLIAALLASFSSATGTLFGAGYMVPQAMGRHTVFGDKLFRATVVGLIGLSAVTALWLLANTGFTPVRMAIIMPAVNGLIALPITIFALIGAVNYHTDVSRKENVAFALVALVMLLGSVLTAESLATTISGWL